A DNA window from Enterobacter asburiae contains the following coding sequences:
- the epmB gene encoding EF-P beta-lysylation protein EpmB, translating to MAHIVTLNTPSREDWLSQLADVITSPDELLRLLDLDQHPELLAGREAKRLFALRVPRAFVARMEKGNPDDPLLKQTLTSQDEFVTAPGYSTDPLEEQNSVVPGLLHKYLNRALLLVKGGCAVNCRYCFRRHFPYAENQGNKRNWQVALDYIAAHPELDEIIFSGGDPLMAKDHELDWLLTQLEAIPHVKRLRIHSRLPIVIPARVTDGLVSRLEQSRLQVLLVNHINHANEIDDDFRAAMARLRKAGVTLLNQSVLLRGVNDSARVLADLSNALFDAGVIPYYLHVLDRVQGAAHFMVTDEEARQIMRELLTLVSGYMVPKLAREIGGEPSKTPLDLQLRQC from the coding sequence ATGGCGCATATTGTAACCCTAAACACCCCGTCCAGAGAAGATTGGTTATCGCAACTTGCCGATGTAATCACCAGTCCTGATGAATTGCTGCGTCTTTTAGACCTCGATCAGCACCCAGAGTTGCTTGCAGGCCGCGAGGCAAAACGCCTTTTCGCCCTGCGCGTTCCCCGTGCATTTGTGGCGCGGATGGAGAAAGGCAACCCCGACGATCCACTTTTAAAACAAACGCTTACTTCTCAGGATGAGTTTGTCACCGCGCCAGGATACAGCACCGATCCGCTGGAAGAGCAGAACAGCGTGGTGCCGGGTTTATTGCACAAGTATCTCAACCGCGCCCTGCTGTTGGTAAAAGGCGGTTGCGCGGTAAATTGTCGTTATTGCTTCCGTCGGCACTTCCCGTATGCCGAAAACCAGGGCAATAAACGCAACTGGCAGGTCGCGCTGGACTATATCGCCGCCCATCCGGAACTGGATGAGATTATTTTTTCCGGCGGTGACCCGCTGATGGCAAAAGATCATGAGCTGGACTGGCTGTTGACTCAGCTTGAAGCCATCCCGCACGTTAAGCGCCTGCGTATTCACAGCCGTTTACCGATTGTCATTCCGGCACGTGTCACTGACGGACTGGTGTCACGCCTGGAGCAGTCAAGATTGCAGGTGCTGCTGGTGAACCATATTAACCACGCGAATGAAATTGACGATGACTTTCGCGCGGCGATGGCGCGTCTGCGTAAAGCGGGCGTGACGCTGCTGAACCAGAGCGTGCTGCTGCGCGGCGTCAATGACAGCGCCCGCGTGCTGGCCGACCTGAGCAATGCCCTGTTTGATGCGGGCGTGATACCCTATTACCTGCACGTGCTGGATCGCGTTCAGGGCGCGGCCCATTTCATGGTGACGGATGAAGAAGCCCGGCAGATTATGCGCGAACTGTTAACGCTGGTTTCAGGCTATATGGTGCCGAAGCTGGCACGCGAGATTGGCGGAGAGCCGAGCAAGACGCCGCTGGATCTGCAGCTGCGGCAGTGCTAG
- a CDS encoding DUF4156 domain-containing protein, protein MRVKVCAGIVGAALLLAGCSSSNELSAAGQGVRFVEDKPGSECQLLGTATGEQSNWMSGQHGEEGGSMRGAANALRNQAAAMGGNVIYGVSSPTQSMLSSFVPTASQMNGQVYKCPN, encoded by the coding sequence ATGCGCGTAAAAGTCTGTGCAGGGATTGTAGGGGCAGCATTGCTGCTGGCGGGTTGTAGCTCCAGCAATGAGCTGTCGGCAGCGGGCCAGGGCGTTCGCTTTGTGGAAGATAAGCCTGGCAGTGAATGCCAGCTGTTAGGCACGGCAACCGGTGAGCAAAGTAACTGGATGTCAGGGCAGCATGGCGAAGAGGGCGGCTCGATGCGCGGTGCGGCGAATGCCCTGCGTAACCAGGCTGCGGCAATGGGCGGTAACGTGATTTACGGCGTGAGCAGCCCAACGCAGAGTATGCTGTCCAGCTTCGTGCCGACCGCCAGCCAGATGAACGGCCAGGTCTACAAGTGCCCGAACTGA
- the groL gene encoding chaperonin GroEL (60 kDa chaperone family; promotes refolding of misfolded polypeptides especially under stressful conditions; forms two stacked rings of heptamers to form a barrel-shaped 14mer; ends can be capped by GroES; misfolded proteins enter the barrel where they are refolded when GroES binds): MAAKDVKFGNDARVKMLRGVNVLADAVKVTLGPKGRNVVLDKSFGAPTITKDGVSVAREIELEDKFENMGAQMVKEVASKANDAAGDGTTTATVLAQAIITEGLKAVAAGMNPMDLKRGIDKAVASAVEELKALSVPCSDSKAIAQVGTISANSDETVGKLIAEAMDKVGKEGVITVEDGTGLEDELDVVEGMQFDRGYLSPYFINKPETGAVELESPFILLADKKISNIREMLPVLEAVAKAGKPLVIIAEDVEGEALATLVVNTMRGIVKVAAVKAPGFGDRRKAMLQDIATLTGGTVISEEIGMELEKATLEDLGQAKRVVINKDTTTIIDGVGEEAAIQGRVGQIRKQIEEATSDYDREKLQERVAKLAGGVAVIKVGAATEVEMKEKKARVDDALHATRAAVEEGVVAGGGVALVRVAAKLAGLTAQNEDQNVGIKVALRAMEAPLRQIVSNAGEEPSVVANNVKAGEGNYGYNAATEEYGNMIDFGILDPTKVTRSALQYAASVAGLMITTECMVTDMPKGDAPDLGAAGMGGMGGMGGMM, encoded by the coding sequence ATGGCAGCTAAAGACGTAAAATTCGGTAACGACGCTCGTGTAAAAATGCTCCGCGGCGTAAACGTACTGGCAGATGCAGTTAAAGTGACTCTGGGCCCGAAAGGCCGCAACGTAGTGCTGGATAAATCCTTCGGCGCGCCAACCATCACTAAAGATGGTGTTTCTGTAGCACGTGAAATTGAGCTGGAAGACAAGTTCGAAAACATGGGCGCGCAGATGGTGAAAGAAGTTGCCTCTAAAGCGAACGACGCTGCAGGTGACGGTACCACCACCGCGACCGTGCTGGCGCAGGCAATCATCACCGAAGGTCTGAAAGCCGTTGCTGCGGGCATGAACCCAATGGATCTGAAACGTGGTATCGACAAAGCTGTCGCCTCCGCTGTTGAAGAGCTGAAAGCGCTGTCCGTACCGTGCTCTGACTCTAAAGCCATTGCTCAGGTTGGTACTATCTCCGCTAACTCCGACGAAACCGTAGGTAAACTGATCGCTGAAGCGATGGACAAAGTCGGTAAAGAAGGCGTGATCACCGTTGAAGACGGTACCGGTCTGGAAGACGAGCTGGACGTGGTTGAAGGTATGCAGTTCGACCGCGGTTACCTGTCCCCATACTTCATCAACAAGCCAGAGACTGGCGCTGTTGAACTGGAAAGCCCGTTCATCCTGCTGGCTGACAAGAAAATCTCCAACATCCGCGAAATGCTGCCAGTGCTGGAAGCCGTTGCGAAAGCAGGCAAACCTCTGGTTATCATCGCTGAAGACGTTGAAGGCGAAGCGCTGGCGACCCTGGTGGTTAACACCATGCGCGGCATCGTGAAAGTGGCTGCGGTTAAAGCACCTGGCTTCGGCGATCGCCGTAAAGCAATGCTGCAGGATATCGCTACCCTGACCGGCGGTACCGTAATCTCTGAAGAGATCGGTATGGAGCTGGAAAAAGCGACCCTGGAAGACCTGGGCCAGGCGAAACGCGTTGTGATCAACAAAGACACCACCACCATCATCGACGGTGTGGGTGAAGAAGCTGCTATTCAGGGCCGCGTGGGTCAGATCCGTAAGCAGATCGAAGAAGCGACTTCCGATTACGACCGTGAAAAACTGCAGGAGCGCGTAGCGAAACTGGCTGGCGGCGTTGCGGTTATCAAAGTCGGTGCAGCGACCGAAGTTGAAATGAAAGAGAAAAAAGCACGCGTTGACGATGCCCTGCACGCGACCCGTGCGGCAGTAGAAGAAGGCGTGGTTGCTGGTGGTGGTGTTGCGCTGGTGCGTGTTGCCGCTAAACTGGCAGGCCTGACCGCACAGAACGAAGATCAGAACGTGGGTATCAAAGTTGCGCTGCGCGCAATGGAAGCTCCTCTGCGTCAGATCGTTTCTAACGCCGGTGAAGAGCCATCTGTGGTTGCGAACAACGTGAAAGCGGGCGAAGGTAACTACGGTTACAACGCAGCAACTGAAGAATACGGCAACATGATCGACTTCGGTATCCTGGATCCAACGAAAGTGACCCGTTCTGCTCTGCAGTACGCGGCATCTGTCGCTGGCCTGATGATCACCACCGAGTGCATGGTCACCGATATGCCTAAAGGCGATGCACCAGACTTAGGTGCTGCTGGCATGGGCGGCATGGGCGGTATGGGCGGCATGATGTAA
- a CDS encoding co-chaperone GroES, with product MSIRPLHDRVIVKRKEVETKSAGGIVLTGSAAAKSTRGEIIAVGKGRILENGTVQPLDVKVGDIVIFNDGYGVKSEKIDNEEVLIMSESDILAIVEA from the coding sequence ATGAGTATTCGTCCGTTACATGATCGTGTGATCGTCAAACGTAAAGAAGTTGAAACCAAGTCTGCTGGCGGCATCGTTCTGACCGGTTCTGCAGCAGCCAAATCAACGCGTGGCGAAATCATCGCTGTCGGTAAGGGCCGCATCCTGGAAAACGGAACTGTGCAGCCACTGGACGTTAAAGTTGGTGACATCGTAATTTTCAACGATGGCTACGGCGTGAAATCCGAGAAGATCGACAATGAAGAAGTGTTGATCATGTCCGAGAGCGACATTCTGGCAATTGTTGAAGCGTAA